A region of the Plasmodium vinckei vinckei genome assembly, chromosome: PVVCY_11 genome:
GGATCAAATGGTTCCACATCAAGTACATCAGAAGGATCCTTTGATTGGGGGTCatcaatttttaaatttatattaaatggagcggaaaatttgaaaaaaacttCCGAATTTATTCACAAAAATCAGGAAAAGGTTAAAGAAGTTACGGATAAAATCagtaatgtatataatgaCGCTAaggataatttaaaaaatgtttacgATAAatctaataaatatttaaataattttattagtaATGTAACTAGCCATTTGAATAGCATCGGTGCTCCTTCTAAACCAGATGGTAACCCGTCTGAACCCGAAAAATCAATAAATGGAAGAGATTCACCAAGCCAGTTACCATCAAATTCACAACCAATTATGCCACCATATCCATCACCAAATCCACTGCCAACTTCTCCACAAGATCCACAACTACCTTCATCACCAGACCCAATACAACAAAAACAACCATCTCCCCAACCACAACCTAACACACAGCAAATCCCAGATGTCCCAGCTCAAGTCAATCAACCTAACTCCCAACAAATTGGTCAATTGGTAAACTCACTAAGTTCTAACccaaatttgaaaaaaacatggAATATATTTCCAACTACATGGAATGGATCAGGGGATTGTAAACccgaaataaaatttatgaatGCCACATTAGTATGTTGTACATCTAAGCAGTGTAGTTTAACTGGTGTTTCGGTTACACTTATTTTAATAcccattattttattaattgcatataaggtaaataataatataattactaAATACAGCATTTTTaaagaatttttattattgtaaaaaaatatatattcccctatatttttattttagtgTTTATCGTTTGGATCATCAAAAAAAtcggaaaaaaaaaacatgaagAGAGTTATAAAATTAGTTGATGGAAACAGaaagacaaaaataattataagttCAGATGATAGGATCAAACGCCTAAAACCGGTTATAAATTCAGTTGGTAGAAAAAAAGAtccattattaaatatatacaaacttATGCAGGCTGATCCTAtaccatttattaatttattttttttgttaattttttttgtctataaaagaaaatccGATTGTTtggaattataaatttaattaataactTATATTTTGGGATTAATATTCTATGAACCTTATTTTAAAACTcgatataattattaaaaattataaataagtaaattcgtttattactattattatatgtaaatgAACTCATAAgtgtaattaaaatatatatttatataattataatacgaaattatatattattataatatataaagatgaTGTTGTTAGAATGGTTCActtaattttcatttatatatttatttatataattctaagaataaaaacattattaaaataacgaatgaaaaaaaaatatatattttataaaatcatttattattgtaaaaattaataataaaatctgaaaaaaatgtccCTTTAAATCCTTGCTATATGCTACATACAATTgttttctataaatattcagtaaaaaattatatatgatacTTTCTAACATAGATACATAagtatttgttttattgaATGAATGATAAATCAATAACATATAAGAGTGCATTATAAATGTACcaatgttatatattttgttaagGATACAATTCAGGATATACGGTTttatgttataaaaaacttaacaaataaaaaaaagttaaaaacCAAATTCATGTTAaatgtcttttttttatttcatattagtatgtattatattattaatgttTGTaaatcatcattttttaatctaAAATAGCATTATTTATCTTAggatttttaataaattacttAGATCATATACATTAATagctataataataaaatatataagacAAATGAGCAATGCATAGCATTTagcaaatattatatatataaaaagagcaaatatattttattttgtcctCTCAAGGCGCAATATAGCAATCTAattacacatatttttttattatgcttaaaaattttcaacaatagttatttaattgttatatatttaatatttactaattattattttaaaaatggttTGGATTCAAAGACTTATTTAAGCTTAAAATGGCTCAATAATACGGTTTCAGTGCTAATTGTTATTTTAAACCGTATAAAGAGGCTCaaaatgtattataaaataaccCAATAAGGTATATTTCTAAATTGAAGTATAtaggaataaaaataaagttattggatttattaaaatcgGCCATGaatttatctatattaaataataataatataaatttatgtaatttgaatagaaaatgaaacatgtaacttaatttaaaaatattataattttagaaACAACTATATAAAACTGTAATATGTCGTATTAAataactatttatatatttttaaggattatagtaataatagcatttttgtataaatgtatcatatatacatatggcAAAAGTATATTAACCAACTCTCCATTTAAGGTAATTTCGATAATTGCcataaaataagtatatcATGTCTAACGAAATATAATTGGTATGCAAAGAGGTTAAATAGATACAACAAATATTTacgtaatatatataaatattattatcccTTATAATCTTCAAATTATGGCAAAGCCAAGTTGTGATATTGAGAAAGTggtatacaattttttaaataaaatattctctTCCCATGTGTTTTATATGTTGTATCGcccataaattatattaatttccattttattagaatttatattaatacgttttttgtttaattcataaaatatatttgtagtaTAAAGAATTTGGTACGATCGATAGCTATTTTTATGAGGAGGAAAATAATGGAACAACATCTCTAATATCTAAAGGACTAATCGACAATTATTGTCATTACGAGAATAAATCAGGAAATGGTAATTGTCATAatgattattttgaaatgaCTAGTTCTAGTGTTATTCAtttgataaataatttaaaggGGAAGTGTGGTTTAGATTTTGATAAACTTGCCGAATACGCTATTTTATGGTTAAGTTTTAAACTAAATAAAAAGCCACAACATAAATTCGCcaaattaaatgatttttataatagtcatatagaaaataataagtgttataatgatataataaaagataGTCCTAGTATGACttataagaaaattatagatacaaaaaaagatttgatgaatattaaagaaatatcTAAATTTGATGGTCCATttagtatattatattatttgtattatggAATTAGTGATGTAGTTATTGATTGCGGagaaaatttgaaaattgCTAATAGTTTTGTTAATCAATTTAATGATCTCAATAATGATcctaataataaagaaaacagttcatataataaattgttaTCTACATTATCAAATGATtataacaatttaaaaaaattatataaaaagaaatcTTGCGATTTTCCAGATCCTCCAGGATTAACCCCCCAAACAAGTCCTGTAGATAATTCTGTAAAAGTTTCTGGGCAAACATTTGGGGAGACTTCTGAAGGTACATCATCAAATTCGTTGATAGCAAGCAAATTAATTCCAGCCTTATTGACATTTTCTGTAATACCAGTTTTCTTGGGAGTTGCTTATAAGGTAAATAATAAGTAATTAAAaactataatatttaaattatatttttgtgatCCCTTATATGcgtttatcaaaaaatatataatttaccatttttatattagtattcattttttggaATTGATAAACTATTTCAAAGacaatatataagaaacaaattaaaaaaaataaagaataaaatgaatcattatatatgattCGATAAATAGTGATAATTCCAGgaacaataataatgattgaTATATGTTAATATGTCTATTTGGAAACAAGAAAATTTtgacaatattttttaacgataatttttgtgtctatatgaataattgaataatataatcaataaaatataaaattaatatgcatattattgcatttttgtattgtttttgtataatttgtatatgaTTTTACATAGTGGGTCAGGGTTAAGGTTGTGTTTGTGGAACCCATAAATGGGTTAAGGTTAAGTACCAcattacattttatttgcataatttttaataatttgataatatttattagtttaacgaattattttaaacatatatatgaaataagTTATTAAAAACATGTATAAGACAAATTATAACAATTGAATTTCGTGTTAATATAACTTAGTGGTAATTGTCTTTAGCcatgtattttttgttaatttgtGTTTAATTGTGTTATGGGGAAATCGATCAAATGTCGGAATTGATacagaaaaataaatccaaATTATCGAtttgattttataatataacatcgatttaaataatttaatatttattatgaaaaattgtggggaaaatggaaataaggAAAAAGCATAAAAACGTTTGGAAATTTAGTTGATAAGAAAATggaattaattaatattgaGAATGCTATTCAGTCGACCCCGtccatttattaattaatttttttaattataaaagggaaaatattatttatatgctaaataaataataaggatgaaaagaataatatgcactttatatatactaacTATGATCCTAAaactaatttatattcatgATTCATTTTAATTGTAGTAGCTCAATTAATTTAATGTGTAtattacacatttttaattttccaaATTAGATAAGATGTGCACTTGAAactattcattattatatttatatataaagaaatgtTAGTACATAAGCAAAGTTATTACATATTCTAAAgtgaattattaattaagaTAATTAAacgtattatatttatttatttagaaaaaagaataatattaaatttaaacataaatagTGTTTTATACTTGttgtaaattatataaaaaagtgtaGTATTTCACGGTGAACAATAGCATATATCAATACATGACATTCAAATAATGAGACAgatacatttttaacaattatagtaataacacatttttaattctttatatatttataataatataaaattggtTATACTTTTACTATAAGTCAAGAAAATGGATAGTTATCTAATGTAAGAACGTATAATAATTAGAAAatgtgttttatttaaacttATTGAAATGTTacacaaaattatacaatGAAGCTATTCCGAATATTATTAAGAATAGCGATATTTCgcatatgataaaaatgtttcgGACAAATCACAAAATAAGGATACTTGTCTAAATTGCAACAAAAGTTAATAtaagttttatttaattatattattgtatattattttaaactattattattattaagaaTAATACTAATAGTGAGTTTAACTACTggaaattttatatagagGAATCAAGCTATTTTTTAACCTATTTTGTTgcagtatatatattttatataaaaacaaaatgatgTCAATccacaaattaaaaagacaATTCCATTACAATGGAAAGCGAAGTATtggtaaataaatttattttaaaataaaacatatttatccTTGATTTTATTGGTtctgtattatatataaatcatattatattttattttaataaaatttggatgaatacatatttttattaatttttataaatattttcttagTGTGGATTTCTTAATATAGCTGATAGTTATTTTATTGGTAAAGATGTCGATACGGATAGAATTAACGATGAACCAGCCATCAAAAATTATTGCTATAATGGTGGTTGTAAAACAAATGGAGAACGTATTAATGCTTTgaccatatatatacttatgcTATTCAGAAAATCAATAGATAAagataattataatgattATGATGAATGTTTCTTGTTATGGATAAgtgataaattatttgagATACACAACAAAAGCGAAGACAAGGACAAAAACCAAAATATTACTTTAAATGAAGCTTATgacaaatatttaaagaaaCATAAAGTAATAATGGATCATTGGCCTCTTTTGGATAATATAAAGGGTTTGAAAAATGCTAAACTTAAAGATATGAGcgaattttataaattacttaataaaatatgtataacaATTTCAGATTATAATGACGCTGAAAGTAATAACATTACTAAGAACTCTGAAGAATGTTCTAATCAATATATGATTCTTCACAATCGTTTTTCTGGATGCAAGTCATATCTTAATTTATTGAatcaattaaaatatatatatgatgaatTTAGAAATACTGCTATGAAagaaattaaagaaaacaaaTCAATTACTCTTCACCCACTTAAAACAAAAGATGGAGTAGAGATTCGATCGTCGAGAGTTTTTAAATCCTATGACTTTAATAATCCAAAATGTCAAtcccaaaaaaaaaaatctcCAAGCCCCCCCCAAGCGGGTCCATCAGTATTACtacatttttcaaaagAAAAACCACCGCCACAACCTTTAAACCAACTAAAAGATAGTCAACACAAAACACCACCATCTTCACAAAACAGTAATGCATTACCAAAAACTAAAACAGAAAAATCAAGTTCATCAAGTGTACAAGACGCTTCTAAAATTAATTCAAAGACTTCAGACAATAGTGAAGGAAATACAAGGGAAGGAAGTGGTGATACAGGAAGTTCAAATAGTAGATCCGGAAACGTTGATGATGGATTAAATGATCAAGTAGGTTCCGGTgttgaaaatatgaataatggAGTTAAAGAACCCGAAGCTCCAAGTGATGGGAAAGGCAGTCAAGTAAGTAAAGCTGATGGAACAAATGGTGAATCGGTTGGTACAGATATTGGAAAAGGAGGACCAGAAGATGGACCAGGAGTTGGATCAGGAGGTTTGGATAATGGGCAATGCATCAAAGATAGTAAACCAGGGAGTTCAAATAGTGAAATCAGAAATACTGGTGGTAAATCAAGTGATAAGGATTCATCGGGTAACACAGAAGATAAAAAGAATCTCCAAACTGATCAAAGTATTACACAAGGTAATTCGCTGAAGCAACACGAAGGTTTGAGTATATCAGGCGGTTCAGTAGATGGAGTAGATGATTCAACAAAACATAAAGGATCCACAAATAAGGCAATGGAAAAACATCAACAAAATGACTCTCTAGAATCAAATCTGAAAGAAAAACCACAAGATAGCCAGAAAGAAACACAACAACTACAAGAACCAGAACAACAACAGCCACAGCCTTCAGAACAACCAAAAGATAACCAACGTGAAACATCACAGCCATCTGTATCACAAACAGGGTTAACAAATGAACAAAGAACCTCAGATATACCACCAAAAGGTCCATCGAGTGAACAAAAAGATCCAGATGATGACACAGAAAATCGAAAGAGTCCCCAAAGTGATTCAAAGGACCATGGCCAAACTCCAGTTATCAATAAAAGAGATTCCAATGATGGGCCGGGTGGTGGAACAAGAGGCACAAGTAGTGTATCAGGTGGTCAAATATCTAATGGTAGCCAAAGAGGTGCAAATACCAGTCAACAAGGTAAAAGCGGTGGATCAGGTCATGGTACAGGTAATCAAGGAAGTTCAAGCCATCAAGGAGGAGATACAGGTGGCGATAAAGGAAGTCAAGATGGGTCAGACCGAAAAGAGGGTAAACCACCCACATCTAATGATCCATCACCCACTCAAAAAGATTTAAATCAACAAAATTCATCAGATACATCACAAACTCAAGAACAGAGAACGTCTCATGACACGTCTGGAAACCAAAATCCTGATCAAACCGATCAAGAAGGATCTCAAAAAATAGTGTCAGATCCAGTGATTATACCAACAAATCCTGAATGTGGAATAAAAGGAAATGGAATAACAGGAATAGATGATGgaaatgtattaaaaaaatacaaaaaaattgtaatttCAATTATAGTTATTCTAATGCCCATTACTTTAACTATTCTGTACAAggtaaataaaagaaaattatgatatgtactatttttaaaatatttcctcataaaacattatatatttttcataattttatgttaGTATTTGTCATCTGGATCGAGAAAAGAATTGacgagaaaaaaaaacatgaaaaaggttataaattcaattggaggaaaaaaacaaatacaaataattataaaatcatctaatcaaaaaaataatactaaaAAATCTATAAATTCCGTTTATAAGGAAAAATCTCcatcattaaatatatacaaacttATACAGGCCGATCCTATgccatttattaatttattttttttgttaattttttttgtctataAAAGAAAACGAGACACCATAGaatgataaatttaattaatgtcttatattttttgtaaagtTCAGATGTTTATGATTCTGTATTTAAAagtacatataaatatgtaacaataataaacaattaaATTCGCTTattgatataaatgattATGCTCAATgagataaataaaatattatttttatgtaatagttgaatataacattatcattttttattttcataatatatataaagatgcCATTTTCAAGGATTATTAATGTctgattattatttttttccaaagctttattaataacagcatttaataatatataaagccttttaaaaaaataattttattataaattaattatttattattgaaaaatgctacaatttttctaaaatgtaaaatatgcattttaAATTCCTATTATATGCCACATATAATTgttttctataaatattcaataaaaattatatacaaatatttgttttattgaatgaataataaatcaataccataaaatatatcattgttacatatattttaaggATCCAATTTGGAATATGcgattttatattttaaaaaactgGATAAATGGAGAAAGAGTTAAAGACAGAATTTAAGAGTCAAAAAACGAAAGAGGAAAATGAACCATTAAtaacttatttatatgacaTCAATTGATATAATTAAGACATGTCCTATTTGGAAGTAATTAATTTTCAATGAACGTTATTTGGTTTATAAGAACATCTAAAatcacaaaaataataaaagacaAACACAACTTATCGATTTTGAGTACAAAAAGTGaattatcataataatatgaaaatataccATAAAGaaacatttttcataaattataatacttATGATTGTAGTTTTCATgaattaatacatatagATACATCCTAATATTAAACGacataaacaaattatatacacaaaacattattataatgaaaataaatcgTATTATTAACATAAATCTTCTAATATTACAGtctgaaaatatatatatgaaggaaaaaataatctaaAGCTTTTCCAATAATTCACTTTTGTTAAATGGAAGAATGTCCCTTAATctaagaaaaaaacataaatggatatatatgtaaaacgttaaaatttttcaaaatatagcatatattataaatatgtatatttcgTTAAAAccgtattttttttacaattgtgaaataaattattatattattaaaatttgtatatcgCTTACAGATTCGATATAGGTGACTTCAAGAGCATCgccttttttttcaatgaGGTATCCAGCTAAGTTCAcatatattgttatatattttttatttgtaatatGCTCGACAATTTCAAAGGTACATTTGAATGAATTTGCACGTTCTAATATTgggtttttatattctatatTGGAAGGGTTCCAATCATTTATATCTACTGAAGCCATGGCAATTATAGTTTTGTCCTTTGATAtctacaaaattaataaaaatatattgcataaattattgtaaataatatgagaAATACGATTTATAATGAAACAGAAAAGGAAAGGTTTCCTTACTTCAGTCTTTGAAACGAAAGCATAAAAATACTTCTGATAGCCTTTAGAATTTTTTTCGCAAAATTGGCGAATAAACATTAAATTTGGATTGTAAATATGGCCAactattcaaaaaaaataattttgcattatgtaaaataaaatattatgaatttGAAGATATGAGAAGCAATAAATAGTGTCATATAATGATGGCAATGATAAATCACAAGATATCGAATAAATAGtaacaataatatgttAATTTGACTAATTGATTATGTTTTGTATACTTTCAGCACGGCctttattgaaaatattggGGGCATTGGGATTCCATATCCTGTTTATTATGGCATTATACTAATGGAAACAAAgagaaatatatgtatataaattataataattttttaatttggctaataaatttaacaTTGTTCGTTAATTGATACCTGACTGGaatcataaatatttaaatgaacttttataatatttgtcTCGTtgtcaaatttttttatgtaataagATATACTATCAGTAggattttgtaaatatggTTCATAACCATCTTTGGTTGTAGCATAGTATTCTAACTGTTTTGTAGCATCGTTCATAAGTTCGATCTCTGATGTATAGTTGAGACCGCGATATGCTAAGTGCTTCCTTTcttcatatatttcttcTGGACTGtcattgataaaaataaacatatttttaatgtttacaaaaataaagttattgtatttatattataacatttttgtaCAAATGGATATTTAATATGGTCataatgaaatatgtaatatgtatatatggtTGCATTTTCTTACGTAGCATAAGGACTTAATGgttgtttttttgtatcTTCTCCTGGAGCAGGCTCAGCTGCAAGGGCTCCATTATTTGCATATGAGAAAATgcttaaaataaataaagcggtttgaatataaaatttattcattttgaactttaaaaagaaaatattataatttatattagtattttttttaattaaaaattaatatctCGAAAAAtagcataaatataattaaaattgaaacaaataattttctccaataaagcataaaaaacaaatatttattttaaaaaaatacaaattattatttaaatagcAAAATTTATGATTTTATCAGATTTATaagtttaatatatttt
Encoded here:
- a CDS encoding PIR protein CIR protein → MPINSLKMNLYPYGQTLKMCEFLIKGDSYFKGKNVDTTKINKEISIKSYCSNDDCKTNEERINALTVYIYMKFKNSIRKTNYNKYDECFLMWVSDKLFRIHSKSKGKKDKTRYIDTIILKSAYEKYLKNHKVKLDYWELFDSIKGLKEAYLRYMAEFYLLLIRICKTVVDYKDNGAGSNNLSKYSDHCLTQYRSLYLSISECNSYLRLLNKLKGIYDDFRSYAIKKNPSNNNLEINLKKLTNPDGEEMDAVRYFKPYKITNKKCYSQKKKAGPPPLQSSSKKEPPPPQSEPPSSQKSQGGSNGQDPPNISDSSKKNTGGGGSGGDVNPGDGSNGSTSSTSEGSFDWGSSIFKFILNGAENLKKTSEFIHKNQEKVKEVTDKISNVYNDAKDNLKNVYDKSNKYLNNFISNVTSHLNSIGAPSKPDGNPSEPEKSINGRDSPSQLPSNSQPIMPPYPSPNPLPTSPQDPQLPSSPDPIQQKQPSPQPQPNTQQIPDVPAQVNQPNSQQIGQLVNSLSSNPNLKKTWNIFPTTWNGSGDCKPEIKFMNATLVCCTSKQCSLTGVSVTLILIPIILLIAYKCLSFGSSKKSEKKNMKRVIKLVDGNRKTKIIISSDDRIKRLKPVINSVGRKKDPLLNIYKLMQADPIPFINLFFLLIFFVYKRKSDCLEL
- a CDS encoding CIR protein PIR protein, with translation MAKPSCDIEKVYKEFGTIDSYFYEEENNGTTSLISKGLIDNYCHYENKSGNGNCHNDYFEMTSSSVIHLINNLKGKCGLDFDKLAEYAILWLSFKLNKKPQHKFAKLNDFYNSHIENNKCYNDIIKDSPSMTYKKIIDTKKDLMNIKEISKFDGPFSILYYLYYGISDVVIDCGENLKIANSFVNQFNDLNNDPNNKENSSYNKLLSTLSNDYNNLKKLYKKKSCDFPDPPGLTPQTSPVDNSVKVSGQTFGETSEGTSSNSLIASKLIPALLTFSVIPVFLGVAYKVNNK
- a CDS encoding CIR protein PIR protein, which translates into the protein MESEVLCGFLNIADSYFIGKDVDTDRINDEPAIKNYCYNGGCKTNGERINALTIYILMLFRKSIDKDNYNDYDECFLLWISDKLFEIHNKSEDKDKNQNITLNEAYDKYLKKHKVIMDHWPLLDNIKGLKNAKLKDMSEFYKLLNKICITISDYNDAESNNITKNSEECSNQYMILHNRFSGCKSYLNLLNQLKYIYDEFRNTAMKEIKENKSITLHPLKTKDGVEIRSSRVFKSYDFNNPKCQSQKKKSPSPPQAGPSVLLHFSKEKPPPQPLNQLKDSQHKTPPSSQNSNALPKTKTEKSSSSSVQDASKINSKTSDNSEGNTREGSGDTGSSNSRSGNVDDGLNDQVGSGVENMNNGVKEPEAPSDGKGSQVSKADGTNGESVGTDIGKGGPEDGPGVGSGGLDNGQCIKDSKPGSSNSEIRNTGGKSSDKDSSGNTEDKKNLQTDQSITQGNSLKQHEGLSISGGSVDGVDDSTKHKGSTNKAMEKHQQNDSLESNLKEKPQDSQKETQQLQEPEQQQPQPSEQPKDNQRETSQPSVSQTGLTNEQRTSDIPPKGPSSEQKDPDDDTENRKSPQSDSKDHGQTPVINKRDSNDGPGGGTRGTSSVSGGQISNGSQRGANTSQQGKSGGSGHGTGNQGSSSHQGGDTGGDKGSQDGSDRKEGKPPTSNDPSPTQKDLNQQNSSDTSQTQEQRTSHDTSGNQNPDQTDQEGSQKIVSDPVIIPTNPECGIKGNGITGIDDGNVLKKYKKIVISIIVILMPITLTILYKYLSSGSRKELTRKKNMKKVINSIGGKKQIQIIIKSSNQKNNTKKSINSVYKEKSPSLNIYKLIQADPMPFINLFFLLIFFVYKRKRDTIE
- a CDS encoding fam-a protein gives rise to the protein MNKFYIQTALFILSIFSYANNGALAAEPAPGEDTKKQPLSPYATPEEIYEERKHLAYRGLNYTSEIELMNDATKQLEYYATTKDGYEPYLQNPTDSISYYIKKFDNETNIIKVHLNIYDSSQYNAIINRIWNPNAPNIFNKGRAEIGHIYNPNLMFIRQFCEKNSKGYQKYFYAFVSKTEISKDKTIIAMASVDINDWNPSNIEYKNPILERANSFKCTFEIVEHITNKKYITIYVNLAGYLIEKKGDALEVTYIESIKGHSSI